One part of the Quercus lobata isolate SW786 chromosome 7, ValleyOak3.0 Primary Assembly, whole genome shotgun sequence genome encodes these proteins:
- the LOC115952472 gene encoding RING-H2 finger protein ATL33-like, whose amino-acid sequence MENAPSVLLSFEPAPFPASPSSVDLSPLEFVLALIAVVTIPALVYVFFFAVKCPPNPFRGRRYRSSSSETDGISNLDGVADVVKVEKESSHASKDVVGSECPVCLMVFVEGEEVKQLSVCKHSFHVPCIDLWLNSHSNCPVCRASVSVKQGVGKRSMFCYEFCLLFNTFITDKL is encoded by the exons ATGGAGAACGCACCCTCAGTTCTTCTAAGCTTCGAACCAGCCCCCTTCCCCGCATCGCCAAGCAGCGTGGACTTATCTCCTCTTGAATTCGTTCTCGCTCTTATTGCCGTGGTCACCATCCCAGCCTTAGTCTACGTCTTCTTCTTCGCCGTGAAGTGCCCTCCAAACCCTTTTCGAGGACGAAGATACCGGAGCTCCTCGAGCGAGACCGATGGAATTAGTAACTTAGATGGGGTTGCAGATGTTGTTAAGGTTGAGAAAGAAAGCAGCCACGCTAGTAAAGATGTTGTTGGTAGTGAGTGTCCTGTGTGTTTGATGGTGTTCGTAGAGGGTGAAGAAGTGAAGCAACTGAGTGTGTGCAAGCACTCTTTCCATGTTCCTTGTATTGACTTGTGGCTCAATTCTCATTCTAACTGTCCCGTTTGTCGTGCTTCTGTCTCTGTTAAGCAAG GGGTCGGGAAGAGATCAATGTTTTGTTATGAATTCTGTTTGCTTTTCAATACCTTCATCACCGACAAGTTGTAG
- the LOC115951277 gene encoding acid phosphatase 1-like produces the protein MIRAMVHQVREVFIYLFLAVFYKATGTVKPYWRPGSNLSPDNDRAYCLSWRLGVETNNVRAWRTVPSECKEYIENYITRGQYYHDLNFITNQISSYADEIALSNDGMDAWILDIDDTCISNIIYYRGKRYGCDPYDPLGFKAWAMKGECSAVPFMLGLFDRLVQSGFKVILLTGRDEETLGQATTDNLLSQGFIGYERIIFRTTAYKGQKAVTFKSEIRKQLVEEGYRIWGNVGDQWSDLQGEFTGNRTFKLPNPMYFVP, from the exons ATGATCAGGGCCATGGTACATCAGGTACGAGAggttttcatttatttgtttttagcGGTGTTCTACAAGGCAACTGGTACTGTAAAGCCTTATTGGAGACCAGGAAGCAACTTGAGTCCTGATAATGATCGTGCCTATTGCTTAAGCTGGAGGTTGGGTGTAGAGACCAACAATGTGCGTGCATGGCGTACCGTCCCATCTGAGTGCAAGGAGTACATTGAAAATTACATAACTCGTGGACAATATTACCATGACCTCAACTTCATTACCAACCAAATTTCAAGTTATGCAGATGAGATTGCTCTTTCTAACGATGGCATGGACGCCTGGATTTTGGACATTGATGATACATGCATATCCAACATCATTTATTACCGAGGAAAGAGATATGG GTGCGACCCATATGACCCGCTAGGGTTTAAGGCGTGGGCAATGAAAGGAGAGTGTTCAGCCGTTCCTTTCATGCTTGGGTTGTTTGACAGATTGGTTCAAAGTGGATTCAAGGTGATCTTGCTCACGGGAAGAGATGAAGAGACCCTCGGCCAAGCCACAACTGATAACTTGCTTAGCCAAGGATTTATTGGTTATGAACGTATCATTTTCAG GACCACGGCTTATAAAGGGCAAAAGGCAGTGACTTTCAAGTCTGAAATTCGGAAGCAGCTTGTAGAAGAAGGTTACAGAATATGGGGAAATGTTGGAGATCAGTGGAGCGATCTTCAAGGAGAATTTACAGGCAATCGGACCTTTAAGCTTCCTAATCCTATGTATTTTGTTCCTTGA